One window of Tenacibaculum maritimum NCIMB 2154 genomic DNA carries:
- a CDS encoding ribonuclease Z: MSIALTILGCHSATPRINAHPTSQYLEINNQHFLIDCGEGTQRQMRKYKVGFSKINHIFISHLHGDHFFGLIGLIATFGILGRERALHIYGPKGIKEITVLQLKLSKSWTKYQLIFHELCSKESEVILDNDKITVHTIPLDHRVYTNGYLFIEKQKARSLHIENIKLYKEIEVCDYHHIKAGKDITLSTGEIIPNSDLTIAPPKPKSYAFCSDTAFKPDIVPIINDVDILYHEATFLSDREDLTNKTKHSTAKQAATIAKEANAKHLILGHYSSRYSDISLFKNEAEEIFENVELAEPGKRFSLVKEFTSS, encoded by the coding sequence ATGAGTATAGCGCTTACCATTTTAGGTTGTCATTCTGCAACACCTCGTATAAACGCACACCCTACATCTCAATATCTAGAGATAAACAATCAGCATTTTTTAATTGATTGTGGAGAAGGAACCCAACGCCAAATGCGAAAATATAAAGTTGGCTTCTCCAAAATTAACCACATTTTTATTTCTCATTTGCATGGAGATCATTTTTTTGGTTTAATAGGGTTGATTGCTACTTTCGGGATTCTAGGTAGAGAGAGAGCATTGCATATATATGGCCCTAAAGGAATTAAAGAAATTACCGTATTACAACTGAAGCTTTCTAAATCTTGGACAAAATACCAATTGATTTTTCATGAGCTGTGTTCCAAAGAGAGTGAAGTTATTTTGGATAATGATAAGATTACCGTTCATACAATTCCTCTAGACCACAGGGTTTATACCAATGGCTATTTATTTATAGAAAAGCAAAAAGCTAGGAGTTTACATATTGAAAATATTAAGCTATATAAAGAAATTGAGGTTTGCGATTACCATCATATAAAAGCAGGAAAAGACATTACCTTATCTACTGGAGAAATTATACCTAACAGCGATTTAACAATTGCTCCTCCTAAGCCTAAAAGTTATGCTTTTTGTAGTGATACAGCTTTTAAACCTGATATAGTTCCTATTATTAACGATGTTGACATTTTATATCACGAAGCCACTTTTTTATCAGATCGAGAAGATCTAACTAATAAAACGAAACACTCCACAGCTAAACAAGCTGCTACAATAGCTAAAGAGGCGAATGCAAAACACTTGATTCTAGGGCATTATTCTAGCAGGTATTCTGATATTTCTTTATTTAAGAATGAGGCGGAAGAGATTTTTGAAAATGTAGAACTGGCTGAGCCTGGCAAAAGATTTTCTTTAGTAAAAGAGTTCACTTCATCTTAA
- a CDS encoding SulP family inorganic anion transporter — protein sequence MMKFIKSNTASLKDDTLAGITVSLAMIPEVVAFAFVAQIDPLVALSGAFIIGLITAVFGGRPGLISGAAGAVAVIFVDMISEGHTRGMLFDTPIDNMGYYYLLAAVILMGILQIGAGVLKLGRFVRLIPHPVMMGFVNGLAIVIFIAQVKMFSHKKLEITKEGVKNYVSHPMLGIELYTMIGLVLLTMGIIWLLPKITKKVPAALTAILITTAIVIIGGVEVSTVGSYIKEGGGAGLSGKFPTPNLELWQNLPFDLSTLTFILPYAFLAASVGLIESLMTMNLVDELTETRGNGNRECVAQGAGNIVSGLLGGTGGCGMIGQTVININAGGRGRLSGVMMALTLLTFILFADKYIEQVPIAALVGVMFMMVIETFAWSSFRIMNKIPKSDAFVLIVVSAVTVVFDLAIAVFVGVIISALVFAWENAKKIRARKRFKEDGTKIYEIWGPLFFGSVTAFNEKFDIKNDPEKVEIDFVESRISDHSGIEAISALVEKYQSAGKKVILKHLSEDCKVLLYKANPIFTGVIEEAVDDPRYHLAANPEDFPKPLSEYKF from the coding sequence ATGATGAAGTTTATAAAAAGTAACACAGCAAGCTTGAAAGATGATACATTAGCAGGAATCACAGTGTCATTAGCAATGATACCAGAGGTTGTAGCGTTTGCATTTGTTGCACAAATAGATCCGTTAGTCGCACTTTCAGGGGCTTTTATTATTGGTTTGATTACAGCCGTTTTTGGAGGAAGACCTGGGCTGATTTCGGGAGCAGCTGGAGCAGTGGCTGTTATCTTTGTGGATATGATTTCTGAAGGACATACTAGAGGAATGTTATTTGACACACCAATAGATAATATGGGATATTACTATTTATTAGCAGCGGTAATTTTAATGGGAATCCTACAAATAGGAGCAGGGGTTTTAAAACTAGGGCGTTTTGTACGTTTAATACCTCATCCTGTAATGATGGGATTTGTAAACGGATTGGCAATTGTCATTTTTATAGCGCAGGTTAAAATGTTTTCTCATAAAAAATTAGAAATAACTAAAGAAGGAGTTAAAAATTATGTTAGTCATCCTATGCTAGGCATAGAGTTATATACAATGATTGGTTTAGTATTGTTAACAATGGGAATTATTTGGTTATTACCTAAAATCACTAAAAAAGTGCCAGCAGCGTTAACTGCTATTTTAATAACAACGGCAATAGTTATCATAGGAGGGGTAGAAGTAAGCACTGTAGGATCCTATATAAAAGAAGGTGGAGGAGCTGGTTTATCAGGTAAATTTCCAACTCCAAATTTAGAATTATGGCAAAATTTACCTTTTGATTTAAGTACCCTCACATTTATTTTACCTTACGCATTTTTAGCAGCATCCGTAGGACTGATAGAGTCGTTAATGACTATGAATTTGGTTGATGAATTGACGGAAACGAGAGGAAATGGTAATAGAGAATGCGTAGCGCAAGGAGCAGGAAATATTGTTAGTGGTTTGTTGGGAGGAACTGGAGGTTGCGGTATGATTGGACAAACGGTTATTAATATTAATGCAGGAGGAAGAGGAAGATTATCAGGAGTTATGATGGCGTTAACATTACTAACGTTTATTTTATTTGCTGATAAATATATAGAACAAGTACCAATAGCAGCTTTAGTAGGAGTGATGTTTATGATGGTTATAGAAACTTTTGCATGGTCTAGTTTTAGAATCATGAATAAGATTCCGAAATCAGATGCTTTTGTATTGATTGTTGTTTCCGCTGTAACAGTAGTTTTTGATTTGGCAATAGCTGTTTTTGTGGGAGTAATTATATCTGCATTGGTTTTTGCATGGGAAAATGCTAAAAAAATTAGAGCGAGAAAGAGATTTAAAGAAGATGGAACAAAAATATATGAAATATGGGGGCCTTTATTTTTTGGCTCGGTAACTGCTTTTAATGAAAAATTTGATATAAAAAATGACCCAGAAAAAGTAGAGATTGATTTTGTAGAATCTAGAATAAGCGATCATTCAGGGATTGAAGCTATTTCAGCGTTGGTGGAAAAGTACCAATCAGCAGGAAAGAAAGTTATATTAAAACACCTTAGTGAAGATTGCAAAGTATTGTTATATAAAGCAAACCCTATTTTTACTGGAGTAATAGAGGAAGCGGTAGATGATCCTCGCTATCATTTAGCGGCAAATCCAGAGGATTTTCCTAAGCCTTTATCAGAATATAAATTTTAA
- the pyrR gene encoding bifunctional pyr operon transcriptional regulator/uracil phosphoribosyltransferase PyrR, which produces MSRKVLLNSKEIEIILHRLACQLIENHNDFSNTVLIGLQPRGSFLANRLAKLLETDYNIKNLELGYLDITFYRDDFRRREAPLEATSTQINFLIENKNVVLIDDVLFSGRSVRSALTAIQSYGRPNNIELLVLIDRRFSRHLPIQPNYKGRQVDAINQEKVKVDWKETSKEDAVFLIQNN; this is translated from the coding sequence ATGAGCCGAAAAGTGTTATTAAACTCGAAAGAGATAGAGATTATTTTACATCGACTAGCTTGTCAGCTTATCGAAAATCACAATGATTTTTCTAATACAGTCTTAATAGGATTACAGCCGCGAGGTAGTTTTCTTGCAAATAGGCTTGCTAAATTATTAGAAACTGACTATAATATTAAAAATTTAGAATTAGGATACTTAGACATTACTTTTTATCGTGATGATTTCCGAAGAAGAGAAGCCCCATTAGAAGCTACTTCTACTCAAATCAACTTTTTAATTGAAAACAAAAACGTAGTATTAATTGACGATGTTTTATTTTCAGGTAGAAGTGTTCGTTCTGCATTAACAGCCATTCAATCTTATGGAAGACCTAATAATATTGAGCTATTAGTATTAATAGATAGGCGATTCAGTAGGCACTTGCCTATTCAGCCTAACTATAAAGGGAGGCAAGTTGATGCTATTAATCAAGAAAAAGTAAAAGTGGACTGGAAAGAGACAAGCAAAGAAGATGCTGTTTTCTTAATACAAAACAATTAA
- a CDS encoding aspartate carbamoyltransferase catalytic subunit produces MSQLSVNHLLGIKYLNREDIDLIFKTADHFKEVINRPIKKVPSLRDITIANLFFENSTRTKLSFELAEKRLSADVINFSAGQSSVKKGETLIDTVNNILAMKVDIVVMRHSNVGAGVFLSKHVNAKIVNAGDGTHEHPTQALLDSYSMKEALNSNLKGKKIVIVGDVLHSRVALSNIFALQLQGAEVKVCGPTTLIPRYISSLGVEVETNLKKALEWCDVANVLRVQHERMDIKYFPSTREYTQLFGIHKELLDNVGKDIVIMHPGPINRGVEITSDVADSDQSIILNQVENGVAVRMAVIYLLAQQIKR; encoded by the coding sequence ATGAGCCAATTAAGTGTAAACCATTTATTAGGAATAAAATACTTAAATAGAGAAGATATAGACCTTATTTTTAAAACTGCCGATCATTTTAAAGAGGTTATCAATCGTCCTATAAAAAAAGTTCCTTCACTTCGTGATATTACTATTGCTAATTTATTTTTTGAAAACAGTACTCGTACTAAGCTTTCTTTTGAATTAGCTGAAAAACGATTATCTGCCGATGTTATTAATTTCTCGGCAGGACAATCATCTGTAAAAAAAGGAGAAACATTAATAGATACTGTTAACAATATACTTGCTATGAAAGTGGATATTGTTGTCATGCGCCATTCAAATGTAGGTGCTGGCGTGTTTCTATCTAAACATGTAAACGCTAAAATAGTAAATGCTGGAGACGGAACTCATGAACATCCTACACAAGCTTTGCTTGATAGTTACTCTATGAAAGAGGCTTTAAATAGTAATTTAAAAGGTAAAAAAATAGTTATTGTTGGTGATGTTCTTCACTCTCGTGTAGCCTTATCTAACATCTTTGCCCTCCAATTACAAGGAGCAGAAGTGAAAGTTTGTGGCCCAACTACATTGATTCCTCGATATATTTCTAGCTTAGGGGTTGAAGTGGAAACAAATTTAAAGAAAGCCTTGGAATGGTGTGATGTAGCCAACGTGCTTCGTGTACAACATGAAAGAATGGACATTAAGTATTTTCCTTCTACTAGAGAATACACCCAGTTATTTGGTATCCATAAAGAATTATTAGACAATGTTGGCAAAGATATTGTAATCATGCATCCTGGACCAATTAATAGAGGTGTTGAAATTACAAGTGACGTTGCTGATTCTGACCAATCGATTATTTTAAATCAAGTGGAAAATGGCGTTGCTGTAAGAATGGCTGTTATTTACCTACTAGCACAACAAATAAAAAGATAA
- the ilvB gene encoding biosynthetic-type acetolactate synthase large subunit, whose protein sequence is MTTKSQEKFVKKTTEKQHISGAEAVVKCLLEEGANLIYGYPGGAIMPIYDELYKYQDEVHHVLTRHEQGATHAAQGFARVTGKVGVAMATSGPGATNLITGIADAQIDSTPMVCITGQVASHLLGSDAFQETDIVGISTPVTKWNYQITKASEIPTIFAKAFYIARSGRPGPVLIDITKDAQFETFDFEYKKCTSIRSYKAKPQVNLEEVQEAATLINKAKKPLIVFGQGVILGKAEEEFKAFIEKAGIPSAWTILGLSALPTAHELNVGMVGMHGNYAPNKLTNECDLLIAVGMRFDDRVTGDLDRYAKQAKVIHFEIDPAEVDKNVKTDVAVLGDVKESLAEILPLLDENKHVSWLEEFKKLQGIEFDKVQKDDLYPTKEGLTMGEVLKEINKASGGDAVIVSDVGQHQMFACRYAKFNQSKSNVTSGGLGTMGFALPAAIGAKMGVPNREVVMIAGDGGYQMTIQELGTILQTKAAVKIVVLNNEFLGMVRQWQQLFFDKRYASTEMTNPDFVTIAKGYSIAAKRVTKREDLADSVAEMMQSKEAYFLEVCVEKENNVFPMVPTGASVSDIRLA, encoded by the coding sequence ATGACCACAAAATCACAAGAAAAATTTGTAAAAAAAACAACAGAAAAACAGCATATTTCAGGTGCAGAAGCGGTTGTTAAATGCCTGTTGGAAGAAGGTGCTAATTTAATTTATGGTTATCCTGGAGGGGCTATTATGCCTATATATGATGAATTATATAAATACCAAGATGAGGTTCATCATGTATTAACTCGTCATGAACAAGGAGCAACTCATGCTGCCCAAGGCTTTGCTAGAGTTACAGGAAAGGTAGGAGTAGCAATGGCTACATCTGGGCCAGGAGCAACAAATTTAATAACAGGAATTGCAGATGCGCAAATAGATTCTACTCCAATGGTTTGTATTACAGGGCAAGTTGCTTCTCATTTACTAGGGTCTGACGCATTTCAAGAAACTGATATTGTAGGAATTTCAACTCCAGTAACTAAATGGAATTATCAAATAACTAAAGCTTCTGAGATACCAACCATTTTTGCAAAAGCATTTTATATAGCAAGATCAGGAAGACCAGGGCCAGTGCTCATTGATATAACTAAAGATGCTCAATTTGAAACTTTTGATTTTGAATATAAAAAATGTACTTCAATTCGTAGTTATAAAGCAAAACCTCAAGTTAACTTAGAGGAAGTGCAAGAGGCAGCAACATTAATTAACAAAGCAAAAAAGCCATTAATTGTTTTTGGGCAAGGGGTTATTTTAGGAAAAGCGGAAGAAGAGTTTAAAGCATTTATTGAAAAAGCAGGAATTCCTTCTGCATGGACAATTTTAGGACTATCTGCTTTGCCAACGGCACATGAATTGAATGTAGGAATGGTAGGGATGCATGGTAATTATGCACCTAATAAATTAACAAATGAATGTGATTTGTTAATTGCTGTAGGGATGCGATTTGATGACCGTGTAACAGGTGATTTGGATAGGTATGCAAAGCAGGCCAAAGTGATTCATTTTGAAATTGACCCAGCAGAGGTAGATAAAAATGTAAAAACAGATGTGGCTGTGTTAGGAGATGTTAAAGAAAGTTTAGCAGAAATTTTACCCTTACTAGATGAAAATAAGCATGTAAGTTGGTTGGAAGAATTTAAAAAACTACAAGGAATAGAGTTTGATAAAGTACAAAAAGATGATTTATATCCAACAAAAGAAGGCTTGACTATGGGAGAGGTCTTAAAAGAAATAAATAAAGCTTCAGGGGGGGATGCCGTTATTGTTTCGGATGTTGGTCAGCACCAAATGTTTGCCTGTAGATATGCTAAGTTTAACCAATCAAAAAGTAATGTTACTTCAGGAGGTCTAGGAACTATGGGATTTGCTTTACCAGCAGCCATAGGAGCTAAGATGGGAGTGCCAAATAGAGAGGTTGTAATGATTGCAGGAGATGGTGGATATCAAATGACAATTCAAGAATTAGGAACTATTTTACAAACTAAAGCGGCTGTAAAGATAGTAGTTTTAAATAACGAATTTCTAGGAATGGTACGTCAATGGCAGCAATTGTTTTTTGACAAAAGGTATGCGTCCACAGAAATGACAAATCCAGATTTTGTTACCATAGCAAAAGGATATAGTATCGCAGCAAAAAGGGTTACGAAAAGAGAAGATTTAGCGGATTCTGTAGCAGAAATGATGCAATCTAAAGAAGCTTATTTCCTAGAGGTTTGCGTAGAAAAAGAAAATAATGTGTTTCCAATGGTTCCTACAGGGGCTTCAGTTTCAGATATAAGATTAGCATAA
- the ilvD gene encoding dihydroxy-acid dehydratase: MELNKFSKQVTQDDTQPAAQAMLHAIGLSSSDLKKPLVGIASTGYEGNPCNMHLNELAKLVKEGTLNKGLVGLIFNTIGVSDGISMGTPGMRFSLPSRDVIADSMETVVQAMSYDGLVTVVGCDKNMPGALMAMLRLNRPSVLVYGGTIASGCHEGKKLDVVSAFEAWGEKVAGTIDDEAYQNVIEKACPGAGACGGMYTANTMASAIEALGMSLPYNSSNPAISKDKEEECVKAGEMLRVLLEKDIKPSDIVTKKSLENAIRLVTVMGGSTNAVLHFLAIAKAANVEFTLHDFQRISDETPFLADLKPSGKYLMEDVHKVGGTPAVLKYLLDKGLLHGDCLTVTGKTLAENLAALPSLTAGQEVIKPLETPIKATGHLRMLYGNLAKDGSVAKITGKEGLFFKGKAKVYEGEYAANDGIKAGEVMKGDVVVIRYEGPKGGPGMPEMLKPTAAIMGAGLGKDVALITDGRFSGGTHGFVVGHITPEAQEGGVIALVEDGDLISINAETNSITLEVSKEELQNRKQKWKAPALKASRGVLYKYARTVSSASNGCVTDEF, translated from the coding sequence ATGGAATTGAACAAATTCAGTAAACAAGTTACACAAGATGATACGCAACCTGCTGCACAAGCAATGTTACATGCTATAGGTTTGTCTAGTTCAGATTTGAAGAAGCCTCTAGTAGGCATAGCAAGTACAGGGTATGAAGGAAATCCTTGTAATATGCATTTGAATGAACTGGCTAAATTGGTAAAGGAAGGAACTTTAAATAAAGGCTTGGTAGGGCTAATTTTTAATACGATAGGAGTATCTGATGGTATTTCTATGGGAACTCCTGGAATGCGTTTTTCATTGCCTTCAAGAGATGTTATTGCAGATTCTATGGAAACAGTAGTACAAGCAATGTCTTATGACGGATTGGTAACAGTAGTAGGGTGTGATAAAAATATGCCTGGCGCTTTAATGGCAATGTTGCGTTTAAATAGGCCTTCAGTTTTGGTTTATGGAGGAACAATAGCTTCAGGATGTCATGAAGGAAAAAAATTAGATGTTGTTTCGGCTTTTGAAGCTTGGGGAGAAAAGGTAGCTGGAACAATTGATGACGAAGCATATCAAAATGTGATAGAAAAAGCATGTCCTGGAGCAGGAGCTTGTGGAGGAATGTACACTGCAAATACAATGGCATCAGCTATTGAGGCTTTAGGAATGAGTTTACCATATAACTCATCAAATCCTGCCATCAGTAAAGATAAAGAGGAAGAGTGTGTAAAAGCAGGAGAAATGTTAAGAGTATTACTGGAAAAGGATATAAAACCATCTGATATCGTTACGAAAAAATCGTTGGAAAATGCAATAAGGCTGGTTACTGTTATGGGAGGTTCTACAAATGCAGTACTCCATTTTTTGGCGATAGCGAAAGCGGCTAATGTTGAATTTACACTTCATGATTTTCAAAGAATTTCTGATGAAACTCCATTCTTGGCAGATTTAAAACCAAGCGGGAAGTATTTGATGGAGGATGTGCATAAGGTAGGAGGAACCCCTGCAGTTTTAAAGTATTTATTAGACAAAGGTTTGTTGCATGGAGACTGTTTAACGGTGACAGGAAAAACACTAGCCGAAAACTTAGCTGCGTTACCTAGTTTAACTGCTGGGCAAGAGGTGATTAAACCATTAGAAACTCCTATAAAGGCTACGGGGCATTTAAGGATGCTGTATGGAAATTTGGCGAAGGATGGGTCTGTGGCAAAAATAACGGGTAAAGAAGGCTTGTTTTTTAAAGGGAAAGCAAAGGTTTATGAAGGAGAGTATGCGGCTAATGACGGAATTAAAGCAGGAGAGGTTATGAAGGGAGATGTGGTGGTAATTCGTTATGAAGGTCCTAAAGGAGGACCAGGAATGCCTGAAATGCTCAAGCCAACGGCAGCTATTATGGGGGCTGGTTTAGGAAAAGATGTTGCTTTGATTACGGACGGACGATTTTCTGGAGGAACTCATGGTTTTGTTGTAGGGCATATTACTCCTGAAGCTCAAGAAGGAGGAGTTATTGCTCTGGTAGAAGATGGCGATTTAATTTCTATCAATGCAGAAACCAATAGTATAACATTAGAAGTTTCAAAAGAGGAGCTGCAAAATAGAAAACAAAAATGGAAAGCACCGGCTTTAAAAGCAAGTAGAGGTGTTTTATATAAATATGCAAGAACAGTTTCGTCAGCATCTAACGGGTGTGTGACTGATGAATTTTAA
- the ilvN gene encoding acetolactate synthase small subunit — translation MESNKQTYTVSIYTENNVGLLNRISGIFLRRHINIESMNISKSEIKSVSRFTLLVKVTEEQIKKIIGQIEKQVEVIKAYYHVDKDTIYQESCLFKLSSELLMINDEVQTIINNSKSRVININKDFFVLEKSGSKEEIEELYHTLDKHGIMQFVRSGRIAITKDEMKISTLLSTNN, via the coding sequence ATGGAAAGCAACAAACAAACATATACAGTTTCAATTTATACAGAAAATAATGTAGGGTTGTTAAATAGAATTTCAGGAATCTTTTTAAGAAGGCATATTAATATTGAAAGCATGAATATTTCTAAATCAGAAATAAAGAGTGTTTCAAGATTTACCTTATTAGTAAAAGTAACCGAGGAGCAAATAAAAAAGATTATAGGGCAAATAGAAAAGCAAGTAGAGGTGATTAAAGCGTATTATCATGTAGATAAAGATACTATTTATCAAGAATCCTGTTTGTTTAAATTGAGTTCAGAATTATTAATGATTAATGATGAAGTACAAACTATAATTAATAATAGTAAATCAAGAGTAATTAATATTAATAAAGACTTTTTTGTGCTTGAAAAGTCAGGAAGTAAAGAAGAAATAGAAGAACTATATCATACTTTAGACAAGCATGGAATTATGCAATTTGTTCGTTCGGGGCGTATTGCAATTACCAAAGATGAAATGAAAATATCCACCTTATTATCAACAAACAACTAA
- a CDS encoding T9SS type A sorting domain-containing protein yields the protein MIKKILFISFLLITSLSFSQKTVKNLSAAPNPFRLSTMISFDSENDQVTIIDIKNILGKTIYRKVFTAKKGRNSIPFSRNNLKAGMYIYAIQNSKDVISKRFVIR from the coding sequence ATGATAAAAAAAATACTTTTTATTTCTTTCTTATTAATTACTTCCCTAAGTTTTTCTCAAAAAACAGTAAAAAACTTATCGGCTGCTCCCAACCCATTTCGTCTTTCTACAATGATTTCTTTTGACTCAGAAAACGATCAAGTTACAATTATTGACATTAAGAACATACTTGGAAAAACTATTTATAGAAAAGTATTTACTGCCAAAAAAGGAAGAAATTCAATTCCTTTCTCTAGAAATAATCTAAAAGCTGGAATGTATATTTACGCAATTCAAAACAGTAAAGATGTGATTTCTAAACGGTTTGTCATTAGATGA
- the ilvC gene encoding ketol-acid reductoisomerase: protein MTTNYFNTLSLAGKLEQLAKCRFMEASEFSEGVKALEGKKIVIIGCGAQGLNQGLNMRDSGLDVSYALRPAAIEEKRASYKNATENDFKVGTFEALIPTADLVLNLTPDKQHTRVVKTVMPLMKKGATLSYSHGFNIVEEGMKIREDLTVIMVAPKCPGTEVREEYKRGFGVPTLIAVHPENDPEGKGWLQAKAYAVATGGHKAGVLESSFVAEVKSDLMGEQTILCGVLQTASILSFDKMLAEGIEPTYAAKLIQYGWEVITEALKHGGITNMMHRLSNPAKIKAVEISDQLKEIMKPLFVKHMDDIMSGHFSKTMMEDWANDDVNLLTWREETGQTAFEKTQATAITISEQEYFDHGTLLVAFVKAGVELAFDTMVASGIKEESAYYESLHELPLIANTVARKKLYEMNRIISDTAEYGCYLFDHAAKPLLAEFMKEVTTSLIGKQYASSNEVDNLTLIRVNEEIQNHPIEKIGKTLRASMTAMKKINQEEKAETVVFH from the coding sequence ATGACAACAAATTATTTTAATACATTATCGCTAGCAGGGAAATTAGAACAATTAGCAAAATGTAGATTTATGGAGGCTTCTGAATTTTCAGAAGGAGTTAAAGCGTTAGAAGGCAAAAAAATAGTAATTATAGGCTGTGGAGCTCAAGGATTGAATCAAGGATTGAATATGAGAGATTCAGGTTTGGATGTTTCTTATGCTTTACGACCGGCTGCAATTGAAGAAAAAAGAGCTTCTTATAAAAATGCTACTGAAAATGATTTTAAAGTAGGAACATTTGAAGCGTTGATACCTACGGCAGATTTGGTATTAAATTTAACACCAGATAAGCAACATACTAGGGTTGTTAAAACCGTAATGCCACTAATGAAAAAAGGAGCAACGTTATCGTATTCTCATGGATTCAATATTGTTGAGGAAGGAATGAAAATTAGAGAGGATTTAACGGTAATTATGGTGGCTCCAAAATGCCCAGGAACTGAAGTAAGAGAAGAATATAAAAGAGGTTTTGGTGTACCAACACTAATAGCGGTGCATCCTGAAAATGACCCAGAAGGAAAAGGATGGCTACAAGCAAAAGCATATGCGGTGGCAACAGGAGGACATAAAGCAGGTGTGTTAGAATCATCTTTTGTAGCAGAGGTAAAGTCAGATTTAATGGGAGAGCAAACCATTTTGTGTGGTGTATTGCAAACGGCTTCTATTTTGTCTTTTGATAAAATGTTAGCAGAAGGGATTGAGCCTACTTATGCAGCAAAACTCATTCAATATGGTTGGGAGGTTATTACAGAAGCATTGAAGCACGGTGGAATTACCAATATGATGCATCGTTTGTCAAATCCTGCAAAAATCAAAGCAGTTGAAATTTCTGATCAGTTAAAGGAAATAATGAAACCTTTATTTGTAAAGCATATGGATGATATTATGTCTGGTCATTTTTCAAAAACAATGATGGAAGACTGGGCTAATGATGATGTGAATTTATTAACTTGGAGAGAAGAAACAGGGCAGACTGCTTTTGAAAAAACTCAAGCAACAGCAATAACGATTAGTGAGCAAGAATATTTTGACCATGGTACTTTATTAGTAGCTTTTGTAAAAGCTGGTGTTGAATTGGCTTTTGATACAATGGTGGCCTCAGGAATTAAAGAAGAGTCGGCTTATTATGAGTCATTACATGAATTACCACTTATAGCGAATACTGTAGCTAGAAAAAAATTGTATGAAATGAACCGTATTATTTCAGATACAGCTGAATATGGTTGCTATTTGTTTGATCATGCAGCAAAACCCTTGTTAGCAGAGTTTATGAAAGAAGTAACAACTTCTCTTATAGGAAAGCAGTATGCGTCTT